From a single Cupriavidus taiwanensis LMG 19424 genomic region:
- a CDS encoding S8 family serine peptidase, which produces MERDKKGEAARAGDDRAAAPGAGSREAVALDAGRKQYLIAPRRHALAQQAGVTPMSAAELHSTVTQLPGVEVVHVVEGHKNTHLHSVRPDEAAHTYVVKLDAAHAQMLQATAPPHMIVEEDHPLGYGRKAELETSDRLHPQSAFDAPVSREVLVRVLGTGDTPLPGVAITLAGDGFPATATTDASGEATLTLVQQQPGPARSLFVRPLSGYWNKYLLSPNVVSGQPNVIRVTPLSQPNPDVPPHGRFGWGQRLMGLDRLTRSFGGRGVRVAVVDSGADAAHPLLAHIRHGMDLTGSGPDAGDTWRLDTIGHGSHCAGVIGARPQPGEPAAATAAQATMLGFAPEAEMHALKIFPGGQFSTLLRALDYCIDHDIDVVNLSLGAPQPSQAVEQKLLEAVHSGVACIVAAGNSGGPVQYPAASASVLAVSALGLQGELPHDVWERTQVVQHAATRAGLFAPTFSCFGPQIAVCGPGVGIISTVPGAAFMPDSGTSMAAPHIAGLAALLLSDPQLAAWMGPRGPRRVAALFQLIRAISSPIVAHDPENRFGGGLPQLQNLQRLLGRPQ; this is translated from the coding sequence ATGGAACGAGACAAGAAAGGCGAGGCCGCGCGCGCCGGCGACGACCGTGCCGCCGCGCCCGGCGCGGGCAGCCGCGAGGCCGTGGCGCTGGACGCCGGCCGCAAGCAATACCTGATCGCGCCGCGGCGCCACGCACTGGCCCAGCAGGCCGGCGTGACGCCGATGTCGGCCGCTGAACTGCACAGTACGGTCACGCAATTGCCCGGCGTTGAAGTCGTGCATGTGGTCGAGGGCCACAAGAACACGCACCTGCATTCCGTGCGGCCCGACGAAGCCGCCCACACCTATGTGGTCAAGCTCGACGCTGCGCACGCGCAGATGCTGCAGGCCACCGCGCCGCCGCACATGATCGTCGAGGAAGACCATCCGCTGGGCTATGGCCGCAAGGCCGAGCTCGAGACCTCGGACCGGCTGCATCCGCAATCGGCATTCGACGCTCCGGTGTCGCGCGAGGTACTGGTGCGCGTGCTGGGCACCGGCGACACGCCGCTGCCGGGCGTGGCCATCACACTGGCGGGCGATGGCTTCCCCGCGACGGCGACCACCGATGCCAGCGGCGAAGCAACGCTGACGCTGGTGCAGCAGCAACCCGGGCCGGCGCGCTCGCTGTTCGTGCGGCCGCTCAGCGGCTACTGGAACAAGTACCTGCTGTCGCCCAATGTCGTGTCCGGACAGCCCAACGTGATACGCGTGACGCCGCTGTCGCAGCCGAATCCGGACGTGCCGCCGCACGGGCGCTTCGGCTGGGGCCAGCGGCTGATGGGACTGGACCGGCTGACGCGCAGCTTCGGCGGCCGCGGCGTGCGCGTCGCGGTGGTCGATTCCGGCGCCGACGCCGCCCATCCGCTGCTGGCACATATCCGTCACGGCATGGACCTGACCGGCAGCGGCCCCGACGCCGGCGACACCTGGCGCCTCGACACCATCGGCCATGGTTCGCACTGCGCCGGCGTGATCGGCGCGCGGCCGCAGCCCGGCGAGCCGGCCGCCGCCACCGCGGCCCAGGCCACCATGCTGGGTTTTGCGCCGGAAGCGGAGATGCACGCGCTCAAGATCTTCCCCGGCGGGCAGTTCAGCACGCTGCTGCGGGCGCTCGACTACTGCATCGATCACGACATCGACGTGGTCAACCTGAGCCTGGGCGCGCCGCAGCCTTCGCAGGCGGTGGAGCAGAAGCTGCTCGAGGCCGTGCACAGCGGCGTGGCGTGCATCGTCGCGGCCGGCAACTCGGGCGGCCCGGTGCAGTATCCGGCGGCATCGGCTTCCGTGCTGGCGGTTTCGGCGCTGGGCCTGCAGGGCGAGCTGCCGCACGACGTGTGGGAGCGTACCCAGGTGGTGCAGCACGCGGCCACGCGCGCGGGGCTGTTCGCGCCGACGTTCTCGTGCTTCGGCCCGCAGATCGCGGTGTGCGGCCCGGGGGTGGGGATCATCTCGACGGTGCCAGGCGCCGCCTTCATGCCTGACTCCGGCACCTCGATGGCCGCACCGCATATCGCGGGGCTCGCCGCGCTGCTGCTGTCCGACCCCCAACTGGCGGCGTGGATGGGTCCGCGCGGACCGCGCCGCGTCGCGGCGCTGTTCCAGCTGATCCGCGCCATCAGTTCGCCGATCGTCGCGCACGACCCGGAGAACCGCTTCGGCGGCGGGCTGCCGCAGTTGCAGAACCTGCAGCGCCTGCTGGGCCGGCCGCAGTAG
- a CDS encoding bestrophin-like domain, whose product MLFLYSLPSTGMAAIVVGAIVTVVLAGYAVARRFALIELDAEQRAMAVSMVSIITTINSLLVAFAAINVWDTYNAADRTVAAEATAAGELARDLAAFDSSAADAAAAALHTYLVMVVHEEWPRMQRVGKPDAHTEQRFDQMFDLANRIRPLDSRQTVLLGEVLMRVNEMVKYRQQRILTLHAAMPNTLWGVILIVSALSFALLYVLPATPFNLALITAWAITIGLAFFFLLAVDRPFAGEFSVSADPLQHTIDTLVANGTWAPPQPPPQPVPSAAP is encoded by the coding sequence ATGCTGTTCCTCTACAGCCTGCCCAGCACCGGCATGGCCGCCATCGTGGTCGGCGCCATCGTGACCGTGGTGCTGGCCGGCTATGCCGTGGCGCGCCGCTTCGCGCTGATCGAGCTCGATGCCGAGCAACGCGCGATGGCGGTGTCGATGGTCTCGATCATCACCACCATCAACTCGCTGCTGGTCGCCTTTGCCGCGATCAACGTCTGGGACACCTACAACGCCGCCGACCGCACCGTCGCCGCCGAAGCCACCGCCGCGGGCGAACTGGCGCGCGACCTGGCCGCGTTCGACAGCAGCGCCGCCGATGCCGCCGCGGCGGCATTGCACACCTACCTGGTGATGGTGGTGCACGAGGAATGGCCGCGCATGCAACGCGTGGGCAAGCCGGATGCGCACACCGAACAGCGCTTCGACCAGATGTTCGACCTGGCCAACCGGATCCGTCCGCTCGACAGCCGCCAGACCGTGCTGCTGGGGGAGGTGCTGATGCGCGTCAACGAGATGGTCAAGTACCGGCAGCAACGGATCCTGACGCTGCACGCGGCCATGCCGAACACCTTGTGGGGCGTGATCCTGATTGTCAGCGCGCTGTCGTTCGCGCTGCTGTACGTGCTGCCGGCAACGCCCTTCAACCTGGCGCTGATCACCGCGTGGGCCATCACCATCGGCCTGGCGTTCTTTTTCCTGCTGGCGGTCGACCGGCCCTTCGCCGGCGAATTCAGCGTCAGCGCCGACCCGCTGCAGCACACCATCGACACGCTGGTGGCCAACGGCACATGGGCGCCGCCGCAGCCACCACCCCAGCCAGTCCCATCCGCCGCGCCATAA
- a CDS encoding glycoside hydrolase family 19 protein encodes MTPEQFRAATGLSEPQCERWFPRLCEAMQAYDITGAARIAAFLAQTGHESLGYQFTHELWGPTPAQALYEPPSRKAMALGNVRPGDGKRFRGRGLIQITGRANYAACGAALGADLTATPELLEQDAWAARSAAWWWRTHGCNALADSGDFIGLTRRINGGTNGLEDRLRRWKVATAALA; translated from the coding sequence ATGACACCGGAACAATTCCGCGCCGCCACCGGACTGAGCGAGCCGCAATGCGAGCGCTGGTTCCCGCGCCTGTGCGAAGCGATGCAGGCGTACGACATCACCGGCGCGGCGCGCATCGCCGCATTCCTGGCGCAGACCGGGCACGAGTCGCTCGGCTACCAGTTCACGCATGAGCTGTGGGGGCCGACGCCGGCGCAGGCGCTGTACGAGCCGCCGTCGCGCAAGGCCATGGCGCTCGGCAATGTTCGCCCCGGCGATGGCAAGCGCTTCCGCGGCCGGGGGCTGATCCAGATTACCGGTCGCGCCAACTACGCGGCGTGCGGGGCCGCGCTCGGCGCCGACCTGACCGCCACGCCGGAACTGCTCGAGCAGGATGCGTGGGCCGCGCGCTCGGCGGCATGGTGGTGGCGCACGCATGGTTGCAATGCGCTGGCCGACAGTGGTGACTTTATCGGGCTGACGCGGCGCATCAACGGCGGGACCAATGGGCTCGAAGATCGGTTGCGGCGGTGGAAGGTTGCGACTGCGGCGCTGGCATGA
- the rpoD gene encoding RNA polymerase sigma factor RpoD → MKGKSITVAKQQNTEVESKRAAAAGAKSGGAKQGVAATAAKARAATPASVASERPAAPAIKPEPKKRGRKPKAEMQHDDSTTDDVTEEFYENDTRAAATPAAPKTEKQKAKDRKAKEKALLKEFASTQQGTEEELELRRQKLKALIKLGKSRGYLTYAEINDHLPDDMVDSETIDTLVATLNDIGIAVYEQAPDAETLLLNDNAPSATSEEEAEEEAEAALSTVDSEFGRTTDPVRMYMREMGTVELLTREGEIEIAKRIEAGLKDMVMAISACPVTISEILAHAERVANDEIKIDEFVDGLIDPNAEEAPEAPSAPAAAADDEDLESDDDEEGDEDEDDEGGAGAGASARQLEELKQNALEKFRVIAEQFDKMRRAFEKEGYKSKPYVKAQEAIQAELMGIRFTARNVERLCDTLRGQVDEVRKLERAILNIVVDKCGMPRADFVARFPGNETNLEWIHTVVADGKGYSTIVERNVPAVHELQQKLIDLQARVVLPLKELKDVNRKMSEGERRAREAKREMTEANLRLVISIAKKYTNRGLQFLDLIQEGNIGLMKAVDKFEYRRGYKFSTYATWWIRQAITRSIADQARTIRIPVHMIETINKMNRISRQILQETGNEPDPATLAEKMEMPEDKIRKIMKIAKEPISMETPIGDDDDSHLGDFIEDTNTLAPAEAALHGSMRDVVKDVLDSLTPREAKVLRMRFGIEMSTDHTLEEVGKQFDVTRERIRQIEAKALRKLRHPSRSDKLKSFLEGN, encoded by the coding sequence GTGAAAGGCAAGAGTATCACCGTGGCGAAACAGCAGAATACCGAAGTCGAGAGCAAGCGAGCGGCAGCCGCCGGCGCCAAGAGCGGAGGCGCCAAGCAAGGCGTGGCCGCGACGGCAGCCAAGGCACGTGCCGCGACACCTGCATCCGTTGCATCCGAGCGTCCCGCTGCGCCGGCAATCAAGCCGGAGCCGAAAAAGCGTGGCCGCAAGCCCAAGGCCGAGATGCAGCACGACGACAGCACAACAGACGACGTGACTGAAGAGTTTTACGAGAACGATACGCGCGCGGCGGCAACACCGGCGGCGCCGAAGACCGAAAAGCAGAAAGCCAAGGACCGCAAGGCCAAGGAAAAGGCCCTGCTCAAGGAGTTCGCCTCGACCCAGCAAGGCACCGAGGAAGAGCTCGAGCTGCGTCGCCAGAAGCTCAAGGCGCTGATCAAGCTGGGCAAGTCGCGCGGCTACCTGACCTACGCGGAAATCAACGATCACCTGCCGGACGACATGGTCGATTCGGAAACGATCGACACGCTGGTCGCCACGCTGAACGACATCGGCATCGCCGTCTATGAACAGGCGCCGGATGCCGAGACGCTGCTGCTCAACGACAACGCCCCGTCCGCCACCAGCGAGGAAGAAGCCGAGGAAGAGGCCGAGGCGGCCCTGTCCACGGTGGACTCCGAGTTCGGCCGCACCACCGACCCGGTGCGCATGTACATGCGCGAGATGGGCACGGTCGAGCTGCTGACGCGCGAAGGCGAGATCGAGATCGCCAAGCGCATCGAGGCCGGCCTGAAGGACATGGTCATGGCGATCTCGGCGTGCCCGGTCACCATCTCCGAGATCCTGGCCCATGCCGAGCGCGTGGCCAACGACGAGATCAAGATCGACGAATTCGTCGACGGCCTGATCGACCCGAACGCCGAAGAAGCGCCGGAAGCCCCGTCGGCCCCGGCCGCCGCGGCCGACGACGAGGACCTCGAGTCCGACGACGACGAGGAAGGCGATGAGGACGAGGACGACGAAGGCGGCGCCGGCGCCGGCGCGTCCGCGCGCCAGCTGGAAGAACTGAAGCAGAACGCGCTGGAGAAATTCCGCGTGATCGCCGAGCAGTTCGACAAGATGCGCCGTGCGTTCGAGAAGGAAGGCTACAAGTCCAAGCCCTACGTCAAGGCGCAGGAAGCCATCCAGGCCGAACTGATGGGCATCCGCTTCACCGCTCGCAACGTCGAGCGCCTGTGCGACACGCTGCGTGGCCAGGTGGACGAAGTGCGCAAGCTCGAGCGTGCCATCCTGAACATCGTCGTCGACAAGTGCGGCATGCCGCGCGCTGACTTCGTCGCCCGCTTCCCGGGCAACGAGACCAACCTCGAGTGGATCCACACCGTGGTCGCCGACGGCAAGGGCTACAGCACCATCGTCGAGCGCAACGTGCCGGCAGTGCATGAGCTGCAGCAGAAGCTGATCGACCTGCAGGCGCGCGTGGTGCTGCCGCTGAAGGAACTGAAGGACGTCAACCGCAAGATGTCGGAAGGCGAACGCCGCGCGCGCGAAGCCAAGCGCGAGATGACCGAGGCCAACCTGCGCCTGGTGATCTCGATCGCCAAGAAGTACACCAACCGCGGCCTGCAGTTCCTCGACCTGATCCAGGAAGGCAACATCGGCCTGATGAAGGCGGTGGACAAGTTCGAATACCGCCGCGGCTACAAGTTCTCGACCTACGCCACGTGGTGGATCCGCCAGGCCATCACGCGCTCGATCGCCGACCAGGCGCGCACCATCCGCATCCCGGTGCACATGATCGAGACCATCAACAAGATGAACCGCATCTCGCGCCAGATCCTGCAGGAAACCGGCAACGAGCCGGATCCGGCAACGCTGGCCGAGAAGATGGAGATGCCGGAAGACAAGATCCGCAAGATCATGAAGATCGCGAAGGAACCGATCTCCATGGAAACGCCGATCGGTGACGACGACGACTCCCATCTGGGCGACTTCATCGAGGACACCAACACGCTGGCCCCGGCCGAAGCGGCGCTCCACGGCTCCATGCGCGACGTCGTCAAGGACGTGCTGGACTCGCTGACGCCGCGCGAAGCCAAGGTGCTGCGCATGCGCTTCGGCATCGAAATGAGCACCGACCACACGCTGGAAGAGGTCGGCAAGCAGTTCGACGTCACGCGTGAACGGATCCGCCAGATCGAGGCCAAGGCACTGCGCAAGCTGCGCCACCCGAGCCGCTCCGACAAGCTGAAGAGTTTCCTGGAAGGCAACTAA
- the dnaG gene encoding DNA primase: MIPQSFIQDLLNRVDIVDVVGKYVQLKKGGANFMGLCPFHNEKSPSFTVSPTKQFYHCFGCGAHGSAIGFLMEFSGQSYPEAVRELAQSVGMTVPEERDRLPPGQRAEQQARSVALSDAMTRATDFYRRQLRGAPQAIQYLKGRGLTGEIAGQFGLGYAPDDWQGLETVFGSYRDDNVAAPLVEAGLLIESDKRDADGKPRRYDRFRDRIMFPIRNTKGAVIGFGGRVMGQGEPKYLNSPETPLFSKGTELYGLFEARHAIRETGYVLVVEGYMDVVALAQLGFANAVATLGTACTPVHVQKLLRQTDAVVFSFDGDSAGRRAARRALEACLPHVADNKTIRFLFLPAEHDPDSYVREEGREAFAAQVRNAMPLSRFLLQSVTEELDLRQPEGRARAQYEAKPLLQAMPAGGLRLQIVRELADATGTTPAEIEAICGLRSDPARVGRFAQPRPRARRQAPTGLEQRVIQLLMCYPALSARLDEDARALLLDGEGGDSEVLAHLVSACDGVQGEVNFAAFSEHLAQSPYAEVYAAARTAVLREEIEEAPATQEFDAAITKLLAEPLRRELDSLQAEVIAGTADEAAKQRMRWLVGEIHRRRQLG, from the coding sequence GTGATTCCGCAATCCTTTATTCAGGACCTGCTCAACCGTGTCGACATTGTCGATGTGGTGGGCAAGTATGTGCAGCTGAAGAAGGGCGGCGCCAATTTCATGGGACTGTGCCCGTTCCATAACGAGAAATCCCCGTCGTTCACGGTTTCGCCCACCAAGCAGTTTTACCACTGCTTCGGCTGCGGGGCCCATGGCTCGGCCATTGGCTTCCTGATGGAGTTTTCCGGCCAGTCTTACCCTGAGGCAGTACGCGAGCTGGCCCAGTCGGTCGGCATGACCGTGCCCGAGGAGCGGGACCGCCTCCCGCCCGGCCAGCGTGCCGAGCAGCAGGCGCGCTCGGTGGCGCTGTCCGACGCCATGACCCGTGCCACCGATTTCTACCGCCGCCAGCTGCGTGGTGCCCCGCAGGCCATCCAGTACCTGAAGGGCCGGGGGCTCACGGGCGAGATCGCCGGGCAGTTCGGCCTGGGCTATGCCCCGGATGACTGGCAGGGGCTGGAGACCGTTTTCGGCAGCTATCGCGACGACAATGTGGCGGCGCCGCTGGTCGAGGCCGGCCTGCTGATCGAAAGCGACAAGCGCGACGCGGACGGCAAGCCGCGGCGCTACGACCGCTTCCGCGACCGCATCATGTTCCCGATCCGCAACACCAAGGGCGCGGTGATCGGCTTCGGCGGCCGGGTCATGGGGCAGGGCGAGCCCAAGTACCTGAACTCGCCCGAGACCCCCCTGTTCAGCAAGGGCACCGAGCTGTATGGCTTGTTCGAGGCTCGCCATGCGATCCGGGAAACCGGCTATGTGCTGGTGGTCGAAGGGTATATGGACGTCGTGGCGCTGGCCCAGCTCGGTTTTGCCAATGCCGTCGCCACCCTGGGCACGGCGTGCACGCCCGTGCACGTGCAAAAGCTGCTGCGGCAGACTGACGCGGTGGTGTTCTCGTTCGACGGCGACTCGGCGGGGCGGCGCGCCGCCAGGCGGGCGCTGGAAGCCTGCCTGCCGCACGTGGCCGACAACAAGACCATCCGCTTCCTGTTCCTGCCGGCCGAGCACGACCCCGACAGCTATGTGCGCGAAGAGGGCAGGGAAGCCTTTGCCGCGCAGGTGCGCAATGCGATGCCGCTGTCGCGCTTCCTGCTGCAGTCGGTCACCGAGGAGCTGGACCTGCGCCAGCCCGAGGGCCGCGCCCGCGCCCAGTATGAGGCCAAGCCGCTGCTTCAGGCGATGCCGGCGGGCGGGCTGCGGCTACAGATCGTGCGCGAACTTGCCGATGCCACGGGTACGACACCCGCGGAGATCGAGGCCATCTGCGGCCTGCGCAGCGATCCGGCACGGGTCGGGCGCTTCGCCCAGCCGCGCCCGCGCGCGCGCCGCCAGGCCCCGACCGGGCTGGAGCAGCGGGTGATCCAGTTGCTGATGTGCTACCCGGCACTGTCGGCACGGCTCGACGAAGACGCCCGTGCGTTGCTGCTGGACGGCGAAGGCGGGGACAGCGAAGTGCTGGCGCACCTGGTCAGCGCGTGCGACGGCGTCCAGGGCGAAGTGAATTTCGCTGCCTTCAGCGAGCACCTGGCCCAGTCGCCATATGCCGAGGTCTATGCCGCGGCGCGCACGGCGGTATTGCGCGAAGAGATCGAAGAGGCACCTGCAACACAGGAATTCGATGCGGCCATCACCAAGCTGCTGGCCGAACCGCTGCGGCGCGAGCTGGACAGCCTGCAGGCGGAGGTGATCGCCGGCACGGCCGATGAGGCGGCCAAGCAGCGCATGCGCTGGCTGGTGGGCGAAATCCACCGCCGGCGCCAACTTGGCTGA
- a CDS encoding GatB/YqeY domain-containing protein encodes MSLKARISEDMKTAMRARETERLGTIRLLLAAIKQREVDERVELDDTAVLAVVEKLIKQRKDSIAQFQQAGRNDLADKELAEVEVLKVYMPAALSDEEVAAEVQQAVAATGAAGPQDMGKVMGVLKGKLAGRADMTAVSALVKAALAPK; translated from the coding sequence ATGTCCCTCAAAGCCCGTATCAGCGAAGACATGAAGACAGCCATGCGCGCCCGTGAAACGGAACGCCTTGGCACCATCCGCTTGCTGCTGGCGGCGATCAAGCAGCGCGAAGTCGACGAGCGCGTGGAACTGGACGATACCGCCGTGCTGGCCGTGGTCGAAAAGCTGATCAAGCAGCGCAAGGACTCGATCGCGCAGTTCCAGCAGGCCGGCCGCAACGACCTCGCCGACAAGGAATTGGCCGAAGTCGAGGTGCTGAAGGTCTACATGCCGGCGGCGCTGTCGGACGAGGAAGTGGCCGCCGAGGTCCAGCAGGCGGTCGCCGCCACCGGCGCCGCGGGGCCGCAGGACATGGGCAAGGTCATGGGGGTGCTGAAGGGCAAGCTGGCCGGCCGTGCCGACATGACCGCCGTATCGGCGCTGGTCAAGGCCGCGCTTGCACCAAAGTAA
- the rpsU gene encoding 30S ribosomal protein S21, producing the protein MTTIRLKENEPFEVALRRFKRTIEKNGLLPELRAREFYEKPTAARKRKKAAAEKRHYKRIRSQMLPKKLY; encoded by the coding sequence ATGACTACGATCCGACTCAAGGAAAACGAGCCTTTTGAAGTTGCCTTGCGCCGTTTCAAGCGCACCATCGAGAAAAACGGGCTGCTCCCGGAGCTACGGGCCCGCGAGTTTTACGAGAAACCCACCGCCGCGCGCAAGCGCAAGAAGGCTGCCGCAGAAAAGCGCCATTACAAGCGCATCCGCAGCCAGATGCTGCCGAAGAAGCTGTACTGA